In the genome of Lysobacter sp. BMK333-48F3, the window CGATACCGCAGCTGCTCGACGCCAATGCCGAGCGCCTGTTCGCCGACCTCGCCGACGGCAGCTTCGCCGGCCGCCCGGTCGCCGAGCCCGATCCCGCGCTGGCCGAGCGGCTGGCGGCGCGCCGCGCCGCGCGCGGCCGCCTGCTGCCGGCCGACGTGTGGCCGCAGGTCGAGCGCCTGCTGTGCTGGGACGAAGGCATCGCCGGGATCTACCTGCAACAAGTGGTCGCCGACTACGGCGCCGACGTCGCCGTGCTTCCGGCGCCGCTGGCCGCCTCCGAAGTGCCGCTGGCCATGCACCTGCTGGCCGACGGCCTGCGCGGAGTGATGGCCTACAACGCCGCGTTCTTCGAGTTCCTCGACGTCCAGGCCGGCGACTCGCAGACGCCGTTGCGGCTGCACGAGCTGCGCGAAGGCGGCAGCTACGCGGTGGTGGCGACCCAGGCCGCGGGCTTCTGCCGCTACGTGCTCGGCGACCTGCTGGAAGTGACCGGACGCGCCGGCAGCGTGCCCACGGTGGCCTATGCCGGGCGCCTGACCCAGTCCGCGGCGGTGCCCGAGTCGGCCCTGCTGCGCTTCATGCGCCGCTACAACGACGAGTACGACCTGCGTCTGCGCAACTTCACCTTCGTACCCGCGGCGCAGGGCGTGCTCGACCTGCTGGTGGCCTGCAACGACACCCAGCCGGTCGATATCCGCGAGGAAACCTTGCGCCAGGCCTATGCCGCGGACGCGGCGATGGCCGGCACCCGCCTGGGCGAGGTGCGGCAAGTGCCGCCGGCCTACTTCACCCAGCAATGGTGCGACCGCGTCGCCGCCGGCCTGCGTCCGCCGCAGGTGAAGGACCGCATCGTGAGTCCGCTGCGATGATCGGCTTCGTCCTCGCCATCCTCGGCTGCTTCCTGCTCGGCGACCTGGTGCGCCGCTTCGGCGCGCCGGCCGAAGTCTCGCGCAAGTCGGTGCACGTCAGCAGTTGCCTGGTCATCGCGGCTTTCCCGCTGTTCGGCATCGGCTACCGCGATCTGTTCTGGATCGCCGCCGGCAGTTTCGCCGCGATCGCCCTGTTGCGCGGCACCGTGCTGCTGCGCTCGATCATGGGCGTGGAGCGCAAGTCCTACGGCGATCTGCTGCTGCCGCTGTCGCTGATGGTGGCGACCTCGATCGACCTGTCCTACCCCGCCTTCGTCGCCGCCTACCTGGTGCTGGGCATTTCCGACGCCCTGGCCGGGGTGATCGGCGAAGCCTACGGCCGCCGCCGCTACACCTTGTTCGGCCACGCCAAGTCGTACGCCGGCAGCGCGGCGTTCTTCCTGTCGGGGCTGGCCATCCTGGTGCCGGCCGGCGTGTGGATGGGCCTGCCGGCCACGACCGCCGTGCTGGTCGCCGTGGCGCTGGGCGCCGCGCTGACCCTGATCGAGGCGTTCTCGCACCAGGGCACCGACAACCTGTTCCTGCCGCTGATCGCGGCGATTTCCCTGCAGACGCTGTTGTCCCTGCCACTCCAGGATGCGGCGGTGCGCGCGAGTACATGATGGCCAAGATTCTGGTGGTGATCGGCCCTTCCGGGGTCGGAAAAAGCACCCTGTTCGGACCGCTGCGCCGGGAGGGGCTGGTCCAGCTGGTGCCGACCTGGACCACGCGCAAGCCGCGCCATTACGAAGACCCGGCCAACGCCGACCATGTCTTCGTCGACGACGAGGAGTTCAGCGCGCGCGAACGGGACGGTTTCTTCCTCGAAACCGCGCAGCTGTTCGGCCTGCAGGCGCGCTACGGCTTGCCCCGCCAGGCCCTGCAGAGCGACGGCGGGCGCATCCGCGTGCTGATGATGCGGGCGATGCTGGTGCAGCGCCTGTCGCGCTACTTTCCGACCCATGTGGTCTACCAGGTCGAAGCGCCGCGCGCGCGGGTCGAGGCGCACCTGCGCACGCGCCTGGAACGCGACGGCGACATCGGCTCGCGCCTGGCCGGCTTCGAGGACGAACTGCAGATGGGCCGGCCGCTGGCCCAGCGCATCGTCGACAACAGCCAGGCGCCGGCGCTGGCCCAGGCGCAGCTGCGCGCCTGGTTGCGCGAAGACTTCGCCGAGAGCGGCATGACCGCATGAGCACGCTGTACGCGCCGGTCGGCATCACCCCCACCAAGCCGCTCACGCCCTCGCATCTCAAGGGCGCCTTGCTGCTGGACTTCATGCGCCGCTTCGAAGGCTTGTTCACCCCCGGCGCGATCTGGCACAACCGCCGCCCCTGGGACATCTCGCTGCAGACCATCCGTTTCTGGGACTACCTCGACCGCGAACAGGCCGGCACCGACTTCGAAGCGATGAGCGAGGGCGAGATCGGCGCGCTGTACGTGGAATGCCACCGCAGCGGCCCGCTGCCATCGGCCGAACGCATCGCCGCCTACGCGCGCCGGATCGAGAACGAAGGCTATGTGCATGCCGCTTCGCGCCGCATCCTGGCGCTTTGGGGCCGGGTCTTCGTCACCCTCGGGCTGGCCCCCGACGCCCTGTTCCACTCGGTGCCCTTCGGCCTCGACCAGGACGCCGTGCTGGCGCGACTGCAGGCCCAGGACCTGCTGCTGGACCAGCGCCGCTTCGGCGGCGGCGTCTACCTCGACCTCACCGACCAAGGACGCCCGTTGCGGGTGCTGATCTCGGAACAAGGCCTGCCCAACTACCTGCTGGCGATCCTGCGCGACCTGCTCGACCGCGCACCACAGCACGACCAGGTCTGCCTGTACCACGACGCCAACATCGAGCGCGACTACGAAACTCTGCTGCAGGTGCTGCAGCGCTTCGGCCTGTCCTGCCGCCGGGTCGGCTTCAGCCGCGTGCCGGTCGAAGGCCTGGTGCTCAGCGCCAAACAAGGCGGCTGGGAGCAATACACCGGCGCGCGCCTGCTCGAACGCGTCGCCGGCGGCGCCAGCGACGGCGAAATCCGCCTCGGCTTCCGCCTCTACTTCCTGCATGCGCTGGGCCTGCGCGAACCCGCCAACTACTCCGACGCCGGCCTGGGCCAAAGCCTGGAACGCGCGCGCCGGTTGCTCGCCGCCCACCAGCCGGCGCCGCTCACCGCCGCCGACCAGGCCGCGCTGGCGAAACTGATCAAGCGCGACGGCAGCGCCAACGTCTACGGCGCGCTGTCGGTACTGGAACAGAAGAAAGCCGGCCCCGGCCTGCGCCACGCGGTGATGCAATGTCTGCTGTGACGACCCCGACCGCGACCATGCCGAACGACCTCGATCCTCTGCACGAAACCCTGATGCAGCGGCGGCTGGACGCGGTTGCCCGCGCCGGCGAACACGCCGCCACCCGCCGTACCCTGTTCGTGGTCGTCCGCGAACCCGACCTCCCCGCCCTCGCGCGAGGCCTCGCCCGGGTCATCGCCGACATGCCCGGCGACGACCGCCAAGCCTGGCTGGCCAACTTCACCAAGGTCCGCCTGTTCGCCGGCCACCCCGGCCGCGCCGCCGTCGCCCCGTTGCTGAGCCAGATCGAAGCCGACGCCCTCGGCTTCGCCCTGATCGACGCCGAAGCCCGCCACCCGCGCCTGGCCGATCTGTTGGTGCCGCTGAAGACCCGTACCGGGCCTGCGCCCGACACCGAGATCGAGCTGATCTGGGACGAAGGCGAAGCTTGCTGGGAACTGGAGATCGACGTCAGCGGCCTGGATTGGCCGCGTTATCTGGTGCATGTTCTGCACCTGCTGGCCGAGGCGGCGATCGGGGATCCTAGTTTCGGCGGACGGATCAGGCTGATGCATCGCAGCGCTGCGCCGGTTTGTACCGAGGGTGTGGTGCAACTGCGCTTGGACTTGGATGAGTCGCCGCCGACTTGTCGAGCGGTGCTGCGGCCCGGAGCGGTGGCGAATCAATTTTGAAGCACGGCCTGCTAATGGAAGTTCGCTCGCGCGCAGCTTCATTAAACGCAAGCATCGATGAAGCGATAGACGAAAAGTCGAGCAGTCCTTGTGTCTGGCCTGATGCGAAGCGCGTCGAATGTGTCACCCGACACGAACGTCGATCAACGCCATTCTGGCGCCCTACTCTGCCCGTCCGCTTGACTGGCCGCGAAAAAACGGCCTTGATGCGGAGGTCGGAGCCACTCGCCGTCCGCGCGTCCTGATTGCGTACCGGGCGCTCGCGAAAACAGGACATTGCATGGCACGGAAGACCCCCAACTCTATACCCGTCTTCTCGACCACCTACCGGCGCTCTTCGTGGCTGCTCGTGGCGTTATCCACCGCAGCCCTGGGAGCGTGCGCACGGCCGCCGGCCGCCTCCGCCCCCGAAAGACCCAAGGAGACTCCCGCCATGACGGCATCGACCGCTGCTCCTCTTCATGTCGACGCGACCCCGCAACACGGCGCCGATACGGCCGCAGCGGCAGCCGACCGGGCCGCGGAGTTGGCCACGCGGGCAGCCCAGCCGGCGAACATCGCTCAAGCATCCTCCCCATCGTCCCCTTTGGCTCAAGGCCCCGCCCTGGCGACCGAGCAACTGCGGGCGCGCATGCTGACGCTGATCGGAAACCTGAAAACCGCACGAGACACCGAGCCGTCCCAGTTGGCGCAGGTCCTGGGCGTGGTCCTGGGTCCGGACCCGGAAGACGCCAAGAGCCAGTTGGCCGTAGGCCCGCTGACCGATGGCGGTCGCTACAGCGTCACGGTAGATGCCTTGCATCCAGGCACGCCCGGTCGGCATGTCGCGATCCACTGGACGCCCCCCGGCTGGAAGGGCGACCCGCGCAAGCCCGAGAACGCACTGGCCACGTGCAGTCTGGAGTTCGCACCGCTGAACAACGATATCGCGGCGCTGGGCTACTCGCGCTCCAAGAGCGCGCCGCATCTGAAGGAGTCCTGGTCGTTCCGGAAAGATATGCCCAGCAACAACATCGCCTTCTACCTGGTTGTGAACCTCTATCGCGCGATCGACAGCGCAGATCCAAAGGGACGGCCTTGCGTGCTGTCCGTCGAGATCGACGCGGACCACGCCGAGTCGAGCCATGGCTGAGCCGCTGCCTCCGCAGCTGCGCGCCCTCGTCGGCGAACTCTCCAAGCAGAACGGCGTTCCGCCGAACGCGGCCCAGGACGTCCAAGCGGCGATCGCAAGTTCGCCCTACCTCGCCAGCATCATGATCGATGCCGCCAGCCAGCAGACCCTCAAACACATCGGCGTCACCACCGAGCAGAATGAGGGCGGCCACTACGACAAGGAAACCGGAACGGTCTTCGTCAGCATCGACAGCTTCACGGACAAGACCGCCAGTCCCCAGGCACGTATCGACAACATCACCAGCACCCTGGGGCATGAAACCGGCCACGCGCTGACCGCGAAAGCACGATCGGCGGAGATCGCCCGGCTCGCGACCCTGGGACGCAAGTACGGCGCTATACGGTGCGCCTGGTAGTTGCGCTGGCGGGGGGACAAGCCGAAACAACCCATCTATAAAGGCGTGCAGAAATTTTCGCGATAGAAATTACTCGCGACCATCAGGCTATAAGAGCGTCGGCAGCTCTACGATCTCAAAGTCTCGCGGATTCAGCAGTCTGGCAGTTCTGCTCTTGACATGAACATCCCCCCGGCATCGGACGATCAGCTTTCTATCGTGAGCCAAGACTCCCAAGTGATAGTCCTCGGGCCCAAGCTGGATTTGCACACTGCGCTCAGACTCTCCAACGACCGTTTGAACTGTAATGGTCCCAACTTCATCAACTTGCGGTCGATGCAGATGCTTCACAGACCCCATTATTTCTCGATTTAACAGGACGTAATCGTTCTTGTAATAGCTAGACGCCAGCTCCAACGTCTCAACGTCACTAGAACCGAAAGAGAACGTCTTTGTATCCCGAACAAACAAGGGCCCCGAAGGAGCTGACACCTTGATCTCAAATCCCCGAGTTCGATCCTTCCCGCTGAACCCAAGAAGGGCATCGCACATGTTGGCACTAGCCCCCAACGCAACAGCTCTCTCAAAAGTGCCCAGATCATTGCTCAATTGATAGCGCCCACTAGCTTCGGTCAACGCGGACAAGCCAGCGACCAAGCTATGAGCAACTAATTCCGTCAATGAACTATCGCTATGCCCCTCGTCCGACGACGCCGGAATCGGATGGATTGGAGCAATAATTTTTACAACGTAGCTACCAATCTCCGTTTGGCCTAGCAGCAGGGAATCCATGTATTCCTTTGCGTCTTTCGGCGGCACACCGCTGAACTGTCGCCTCTTGGAATACACAGCCATCGCAGCGGCGTAAAACAGCTCTTTCGCCTTCCGAATGAGCAGGACGCCATCGTCTATGGGTATGCTCCCATCGGAAGTGTCCTGGCCGATCACCCGAACCGCCACCAGATTGACAGCGGCTCCGACGATGTCGTCCGCTACGTCGATAATCTCTCTTTGCTCATATGCAGCCAGCGAGACCAGGGCATCTTTCAGTCTCTGGTCGTAGTCTTTGACCTTGAGGGAAAGGGGGAGCACGACCTCAGCATCGTATGAGTCGTTCCGATGCCAGACAGTTGCCACCCGGCCGATGGCTCCATCGCTCACCCAATTCTTCATCTGAAGATAGGTCTGGATCTGATCAGCACTAACGCGGGGAAGCGGCCGATTGTTCACACTGACCTCCCGTGACTGGCCGCCACGATCATGTCCCTTAGTACATTCGTTGTGAGCCGTTGTGACATCGGGACGTCGACTGTCACGTTTGTTGTGTTACTCGACGCGGGGGCGTCGCGTAGCGAAACCCAGAAGCAAAGGTTGTGAAGTGCCACGCAGTCTTCGTGGTGCAGCACCCACTCTGCGACCTGATCGGGGACGACCAATATTGCGAGATAACGGGGCACGACCACGTCATCGCCGCGCAGATCATCGTAGTTCTTCTTTGGCAAGGGGTACTTGATCACGCCCCCCGAGATGAGGCCACGAGAAGTGCACTTCAGCTGCAGCTGGATTTGCGGGTTCCTGTATGGAGCTACGAACCCCCTTCCTTGGAAGGTGACATCCACGCTGTCATTGTCAACACGGAAGTCTCCCCGGTTGAGACCGGCGTGGGCTGCAAGTGCAGCCACGTATGCGTACTGGAACTCTTCCTTCTGCCTGCTCGGATCCATGGCCATCCAGCCGGCGCCCCCCATTGAGCGATCTGCAGCGTAGTTCAAACCAAACTGCAAAAACAAAAGCCCGCACTTGGCGGGCTTTGATCGGTGTAACGATGCAACGGCAAGGTGTAACGATCCGCCCTGCCTAAGCCTTTCCAAGCCATTGATTGAAAAGGACTTCCTAGTTCTGGAGCGGGTGATGGGAATCGAACCCACGCTAGCAGCTTGGGAAGCTGCAGTTCTACCATTGAACTACACCCGCTTTGCCGGACCAGTCTAAGCCGCGGCCGCGGCGCTGGCAATGCGGGGCCCGGGCGTGCGGCGGTTAACCGGCAAGCCAAGAAAAAACCGGGCCTTGCGGCCCGGTTTTTCGTTTGCAGCCTTATTCGACGACGGCGGCAATCAGAAACCGCTGCCGATCTGGGCGAACACCGTGGTGTTGTTGCCGGCGCCCTGGCCGATGGTGGCGCTGGCGCCGACGTTGGCGTCCAGGCCGAACAGCTTGGTGCGCACGCCGAACAGCATGGTGCCGTAGTTCTGGTCGAAGTGGCGGCCCTTGACCGCGTAGTCGCCCAGGCCCTGCACGCTCTGCAGGCGCGCGAACGCCTGGTCCGGGGCGTCCTCGAACTCGCGGTCCAGGGTCAGGCGCGCGTAGGGGCGGAAGCTTTCGCTGTGGGTGTAGTGGACCTGGTAGCCGACGCTGCCGATCAGCGAGTCGAACTCCTGCTTCGGATAGGCCAGCGAGGTGGCCAGGGTCGGGTCGCTTTCGGCGAAGCCGTCGACTTCGATGGTCTGCGAGACCAGGCCCAGCACCGGGCCGTGGCGCAGCGCGTCGTGGCCGAATTCCCAGCCGCCGTTGACCGCGACGGTGACGTTGTCGCCGTCGGCCGAGCCGTGGTGGACGCGGGAGACCGGGCCGAGGTTGGCGTTGCGGTCGATGTCGTAGTCGAGCTTGGTGTAGCTGACCTGGCCGTTGACCCAGGCGCGCTCGCCGTACCAGCCGGCGAAGCCGCCGATGCTGGCTTCCTTCTGCTCGAACTCGCCGTGGCGCAGGCCGAAGTCCTGCTTCTGCTGGCCGTAGCCGGCGAAGGCGCCGAACACCAGGTTGCCGCGGTGCCAGTCGACACCGCCGGTCAGCGCCGGGCCGGCGCCGTCGTACAGGTCGCCGTGGCCGTAGCGCTGGAAGTCGCCGCGCAGGCTGGCCCACCAGCGCATGCCCTCGCCGTCCGAGCGCTCGCCGATGTGGGTGGTGACCTGGTCGGCGCGGGCGCGGCCGGTGGCCGCGGCCGAGTTCGGCAGCACCGCGATGAAGCGCGGCGCTTCCAGCACGCCTAGGGCGTAGTCGGCGAGGATCTTGTGCGCCTTGCCCGAGGGGTGCACGCCGTCGGCGAAGGCGTAGGTTTCCGGCGCGTCCGGGGTGGCGTAGTTGACCGGGCTGCAGGTCACCGAGGCGGCGGTGATCTGCGGGTTGCAGGCGGTGCCGGTGACGTTGGTGATGCCGTACGGGGCCGGGTTGGCGACGATCTCGCGCAGCAGGCTGAAGGTGTTGAGCGGGATCACCCGCAGGCCGGACGCGGCCAGGCCGCTGTACAGGGCGTTGTTGTAGCTGGTCGCCAGCTGGGTGCCGGTGGCCTGGGCGGCCGCGCCGCCGGCGCGGAACTGCGGGGTCACGCCCAGGTCGGGCACGGTCGGCACCAGGATGTATTCGGCGCCGGCGTTGCGCAGCGAGGCGACCACGCCGATCTGGGCGGTGACGGCATTGGCGATGGTGGTCTGCGCCGGGGCGCCGGCGACCACCGCGAACAGGTCGTTGGCGCCGCCCCACACGCTGTACAGCGCGTTCGGGTCGGCACGGCCGCCGGTGCTGGCCAGGTAGTTCGCGGTCTGGGTGGCCAGCGACGGAATGGTGCCCAGTGCGCCGGTGGTGTTGGTGCCGGTGCGGGCGCCGCCGACGGCGTAGTTGTCGCCGCCCTGGTTGGCGCTGGCGGCGTTGCCGCCGTAGTACTCGCCCAGGTATTCCGACCAGACCAGGCCCGGGTTGGTGGTGAAACGGCCCAGCAAGGCGCCGTTCGGGCCGACCGCCTGGATCAGGCGCGGACGGAACCAGCCCGAGTCGGTCAGGCTGTCGCCGATGAAAACGGTCTTGGAATAATCCTGGGCCAGGGCCGGGACGGTCGCCAGCAGCAGAGCGGCGGCCAGCGCGGTACGAACGGGTTTCATCATGAACTTCCCTGCGGTGATGTGACGGGTGATGGCGGCGGGCGCGGCCCGCGGACGGGCCGGCTCGGGCCGGAAGGAGCTCCGCCCGGGCGACATACGCCGGCGGATGGCCGATCCAAACACGCGCGCACCGGCCAAGGCAAGGCGCAGCGCGTCAAAACGGCGCGGCGATTATCGCCGCTACGGCGGCCGACGACCGCGGCCGAAGGTCACGAACCGGGCAACGCGCCGCCAGCGCCGGCACTGGCCGCTGCGCGGCGCGCACGCGACAATGCGCGCATGAACATCCAGCTCAACGGCGAGCCGCGCACGCTCGCGGCCGCGCTTACCGTGGCCGAACTGCTGCACCAGGAAGGGCTCGGCGAGCGCCGGGTCGCGGTCGAAATCAACGGCGAAATCGTCCCGCGCGGGCGCCACGCCGAGCAGGCGATCGGCGAAGGCGACAAGGTCGAGATCGTGCACGCGCTGGGCGGCGGCTGAGGCGGCGGTCTTCCCCCGCGAGCGGCGCAGCCCCCCCCTGTAGGAGCGGCGTCAGCCGCGACACCGAAGCGGTGGGATACCACGCCGCCGACCGAAGCGTCGCTTCCTCACAGGTCCGAAAGCAAAGCACCGCAGACCGGGCTTCGGCGACGGCGCTTACGTGCGTCGCTGCGGTTGTCGCGGCCGACGCCGCTCCTACAGGTGGCCAAGCACGGCGCTGCTGCCCTGCAGGAGCGGCGTCAGCCGCGACAGCCGAAGCAATGGATACCACGTCGGATCCGAAGCCGCGAATCGTCCGACACCGAGGGTAGGAGCGACGCAAGTCGCGACCGCCATGCCCCAGGTCGCGCCGTAGCTGCGAGGCCGCGGTCGCGGCTTGTGACCGAAGGAAATCCCCGAGGGACGCCGTTCCTACAAGAAGCCGGGCCGCGGCGCCCAAGAAACCAGGCCACGGCGTCGCCCTCCCCTTGTAGGAGCGGCGTCAGCCGCGACAGCCGAAGCGGTGCAATGCCACGCCGCTGTCCGGAGCCTCGAACCGTCCGTCGCCACCGCAAAAAAGAAAAGAGCCCCGGCCGAAGCCGGGGCTCAAGTACGACCTCCAAGCACGCATTCGTATCAGGCGTATCAGGTACCGGCGTCGATGATGGTCGCCGGCGAGCTGGAGCAATGCCCCGGCCCGATGGTGCCTTCGTTGTAGGCAGCCAGGATGCCCGCGAGGTTGATCGCCGTGTCGCGCGCTGCGCCCTTCGGCGCGGCGCTGCTGCGGCCGGTGAACCACGCCGTGGCCTGGGCGATCGCGCTCTGCACCGCAGGCGGCGCACTACCGCCGGCTTCGACGTTGAGGCGAGCGGCCATGTACTGGTGCGCCAGGATGTAGTACGCATTACCACCCTTCGGCGGCGTCCAGAACACCTTGTACCAGGTCTGACCGGAGCTGAAGAACAGCGTATCTTCTCCGATGATCGCCCAGGTCGCGTCGTACGGCGCAGGACCGTACTTCGAGTGGGTCTTCCAGTAACCCTGGGTGTAGGTACAACCCGCGGCGGCGCACAGTTCCGGCACCTTCACGGTGATGATGGCCTCGTCGCTGGCGTTGACGCCGCCCGCTTCGCCGATGCCGCTCACCGTCAGCACGTTGGGAACCATGAACTCGCAGGTGTTGCCCGGACCGGTCTGGGTCGGCAGGATCCACGCGGCGAAGATGTCCAGGCTCTCGACGATGTTCGGATCGGGGTTGATGTCCCCGGTGACGAACTTGGCGAAGCTGTCGCACACCAACGGCTCCACGATCCAGCCGAAGCTGCCACCGAGGTTGAGGCCCGGCGTCCCGTTGAACAGGTCGCTGGCCACGACGCAAGCGTCGGCTTCAGTGGTGGGCGCGCCGAACGAGAACGCGGCCTGGTTCGAGGTGTAGCTCTTGAAACCGCAGTCGCTGGCGTTGCCGGCGGCGTCGTAGCACTTCAGCACGCGCTGGATGCTGGCTTCGTTGTAGCCGGCAGTCTTGTCGGCCACGTCCGCAGCGTAGTCGCAGCTCAGCGAGGTCGCGCCCGGCGGTTCGCAGGTCGGAACCACGGCCTGAGTCGCGC includes:
- a CDS encoding GH3 auxin-responsive promoter family protein, which translates into the protein MGIGQGQQHYADFIGGLDTATRTQDEVLSRLIARGRDTAFGREHGFDRIDSLADFQRRVPLRDYEQLRPYVDRIVAGERDVLFAGDVFRFISSSGSTAGKAKVLPLPRAYFAEAFNPFYLTYLEGAMRAHPGFAASRDRTVNFKWDPLRDTSVLASGAPHVGLSQVNLANEFGSAALLEPGTQGPWATVPADIPADLDRLYFRLRMAAGHDIRQFIGINPAILAAIPQLLDANAERLFADLADGSFAGRPVAEPDPALAERLAARRAARGRLLPADVWPQVERLLCWDEGIAGIYLQQVVADYGADVAVLPAPLAASEVPLAMHLLADGLRGVMAYNAAFFEFLDVQAGDSQTPLRLHELREGGSYAVVATQAAGFCRYVLGDLLEVTGRAGSVPTVAYAGRLTQSAAVPESALLRFMRRYNDEYDLRLRNFTFVPAAQGVLDLLVACNDTQPVDIREETLRQAYAADAAMAGTRLGEVRQVPPAYFTQQWCDRVAAGLRPPQVKDRIVSPLR
- a CDS encoding DUF6182 family protein, translating into MSAVTTPTATMPNDLDPLHETLMQRRLDAVARAGEHAATRRTLFVVVREPDLPALARGLARVIADMPGDDRQAWLANFTKVRLFAGHPGRAAVAPLLSQIEADALGFALIDAEARHPRLADLLVPLKTRTGPAPDTEIELIWDEGEACWELEIDVSGLDWPRYLVHVLHLLAEAAIGDPSFGGRIRLMHRSAAPVCTEGVVQLRLDLDESPPTCRAVLRPGAVANQF
- a CDS encoding DUF4365 domain-containing protein, with the protein product MNYAADRSMGGAGWMAMDPSRQKEEFQYAYVAALAAHAGLNRGDFRVDNDSVDVTFQGRGFVAPYRNPQIQLQLKCTSRGLISGGVIKYPLPKKNYDDLRGDDVVVPRYLAILVVPDQVAEWVLHHEDCVALHNLCFWVSLRDAPASSNTTNVTVDVPMSQRLTTNVLRDMIVAASHGRSV
- a CDS encoding autotransporter domain-containing protein, with translation MAAALLLATVPALAQDYSKTVFIGDSLTDSGWFRPRLIQAVGPNGALLGRFTTNPGLVWSEYLGEYYGGNAASANQGGDNYAVGGARTGTNTTGALGTIPSLATQTANYLASTGGRADPNALYSVWGGANDLFAVVAGAPAQTTIANAVTAQIGVVASLRNAGAEYILVPTVPDLGVTPQFRAGGAAAQATGTQLATSYNNALYSGLAASGLRVIPLNTFSLLREIVANPAPYGITNVTGTACNPQITAASVTCSPVNYATPDAPETYAFADGVHPSGKAHKILADYALGVLEAPRFIAVLPNSAAATGRARADQVTTHIGERSDGEGMRWWASLRGDFQRYGHGDLYDGAGPALTGGVDWHRGNLVFGAFAGYGQQKQDFGLRHGEFEQKEASIGGFAGWYGERAWVNGQVSYTKLDYDIDRNANLGPVSRVHHGSADGDNVTVAVNGGWEFGHDALRHGPVLGLVSQTIEVDGFAESDPTLATSLAYPKQEFDSLIGSVGYQVHYTHSESFRPYARLTLDREFEDAPDQAFARLQSVQGLGDYAVKGRHFDQNYGTMLFGVRTKLFGLDANVGASATIGQGAGNNTTVFAQIGSGF
- the thiS gene encoding sulfur carrier protein ThiS encodes the protein MNIQLNGEPRTLAAALTVAELLHQEGLGERRVAVEINGEIVPRGRHAEQAIGEGDKVEIVHALGGG